GCGTGATGATCGCGATGGCGGTGGCCTGCAACCCGACGGTCCTGGTCGCCGACGAACCGACGACCGCCCTCGACGTCACCGTGCAGGCCGGCATCCTCAAGGTGTTGCGCGACCTGCGCGACCGGCTGGGCACGAGCATCCTGATCATCACCCACGACCTGGGCGTGATCGCCGACATCGCCGACCGCGTGGTCGTCATGTATGCCGGCCGCGTCGTAGAGCAGGCCCCGGTCACCGAGCTGTTCGCCCACCCGCACCACCACTACACCGACGGGCTGCTCAACGCGTCCCCGATTCCGGGGCGGCACGCCGGCACCGAGCGGTTGCAGGAGATCCCCGGGCTCGTGCCCGTCCTGGCCACCCAGCCCGACGCCTGCACGTTCGCCGATCGGTGCCCGGCCGCCGACGACACCTGTCGCGCTTCCGCGCCGCCGCTGGAGCGCCTTGGCGGCTCCGATCACCGCGCCGCGTGCTGGCATCCGGTCCCCTCGGCACGGGCCGCACGGCAGGAGACGATTCGATGACGTACGCCCTGGAGATCGAAGACCTGACGATGCACTTCGGGCCGGTGCGGGCCGTCGACGGGGTGTCGCTTCGGATCCCGCGCGGCGGCGTCACGGCCCTGGTCGGCGAGAGCGGCTCCGGCAAGTCGACGGTGGGCCGGTGCGTCGTGCGGCTGCTGAAACCGACCAGCGGAACCGTCACCATCGGCGGCGTCGACGTCACCCGGCTCACCCGCCGCCAGTTGCGACCACACCGGAGCCGGTCGTCGATCGTCTTCCAGGACCCGGCCGGCTCGCTCGACCCGCGCATGCTCGTCGGCGATGTCGTGGGCGAGCCGTTGCGCCTGTCGGGGGAGCGGATCTCCCGGCGGGACCGGCAGCAGCGGGTCGACCGGGCGCTCGGCCAGGTGGGCCTGCGCCAGGAGGTGGCCCGGCGCTATCCCCACGAACTCTCCGGCGGGCAGCGGCAACGGGTGAGCATCGCCAGGGCGCTGATCTCATCGCCGTCGCTGCTCATCGCCGACGAGCCGACCAGCGCGCTCGACGTGTCGGTGCAGGCGTCGGTGCTCAACCTTCTCGCCGATCTCCAGCGGGACATCGGGTTCGCCTGCCTCTTCATCACCCACAACCTGTCCGCGGTCGAATACCTCGCCGACGAGATCGCCGTGATGTATCTGGGCCAACTCGTGGAGACGGGCTCGCGTGAGCAGATCTTCGCGCGTCCCGCCCACCCCTACACCCAGGCGTTGCTCGCGGCCGCGCCGGTCGCCGACCCGGTGCGCCAACGGGCCCGCGAGCCGATCCTGCTCGGCGACGACCTGCCGTCGGCGCTCGACCCGCCGTCCGGCTGCCGGTTCCGCACCCGCTGCC
This genomic interval from Asanoa ferruginea contains the following:
- a CDS encoding ABC transporter ATP-binding protein; protein product: MTAPILAVDDLSVSFVTESGNVSAVDHVSLEMAAGEIVGVVGESGCGKSVTAMSLAGLLPGSARVTGSVRLRGTELIGARETELRRVRGKEIAYIFQEPMTSLNPVLTVGRQIGEVLEVHERLSRKRVRERAVELLSLVGIPSAAKRVDNYPHQLSGGMRQRVMIAMAVACNPTVLVADEPTTALDVTVQAGILKVLRDLRDRLGTSILIITHDLGVIADIADRVVVMYAGRVVEQAPVTELFAHPHHHYTDGLLNASPIPGRHAGTERLQEIPGLVPVLATQPDACTFADRCPAADDTCRASAPPLERLGGSDHRAACWHPVPSARAARQETIR
- a CDS encoding ABC transporter ATP-binding protein; this translates as MTYALEIEDLTMHFGPVRAVDGVSLRIPRGGVTALVGESGSGKSTVGRCVVRLLKPTSGTVTIGGVDVTRLTRRQLRPHRSRSSIVFQDPAGSLDPRMLVGDVVGEPLRLSGERISRRDRQQRVDRALGQVGLRQEVARRYPHELSGGQRQRVSIARALISSPSLLIADEPTSALDVSVQASVLNLLADLQRDIGFACLFITHNLSAVEYLADEIAVMYLGQLVETGSREQIFARPAHPYTQALLAAAPVADPVRQRAREPILLGDDLPSALDPPSGCRFRTRCPLAFDKCAAEVPPQVKIGDGEAACHLVGADGTRPDVRERVTK